A single region of the Cryptomeria japonica unplaced genomic scaffold, Sugi_1.0 HiC_scaffold_1885, whole genome shotgun sequence genome encodes:
- the LOC131053246 gene encoding LOW QUALITY PROTEIN: FBD-associated F-box protein At1g66310 (The sequence of the model RefSeq protein was modified relative to this genomic sequence to represent the inferred CDS: substituted 1 base at 1 genomic stop codon), giving the protein MAAQDICRLSELPESLVCSNILLRLPLTDAVRSSILCSQWRYHWTRIPHLHFSPHFFTHMRRSVRRHRILGREAITHIKETMEHILINHKAPLECFLLYIPNKFFRNGLSRRFIEALDIKECIDTVAQKGVERMFLEAVAHPWQKKVSLPITIFGCKTLLYLQLVGFIFPEVPILVENFKLLRVCVLANIQNLTEHSLQRLVELCPVLEKLVLVSCQELVHLKIQAPNLNCLILAGCSSLESLTADCPQLLLLKIRKVLKLHELXINSYSLVELNIKDCNQLAKLQLNSCVLVKRVGSVEGQSIRSFSDVQSLRKLSLEGLKNFPEVKFVGIFPGLEELNVSPRMMGTAVERGNELDEKVRDLMFPKLNNVYMDLPYLETEDELTWNLSYNERKDVLARLDFLLRNSPLLKKLTLNLSYCPESLKNKLLGLKRGSVEINILNEGKNERECSMVGEGLDRCGYFWYANELEDSEDENEVEGSEDENEIYGVDDYEEPDYNDYEVFEVYDSPF; this is encoded by the exons ATGGCGGCACAAGATATTTGCAGGTTGAGCGAATTACCAGAAAGTTTAGTCTGCTCTAACATCCTCTTACGCCTACCTCTAACTGATGCTGTACGCTCTTCCATTCTCTGCAGTCAATGGCGATACCATTGGACAAGAATTCCCCATCTTCATTTCTCTCCTCACTTTTTCACCCACATGAGAAGGTCTGTAAGGCGTCATCGTATTCTCGGTCGAGAAGCTATTACACATATCAAAGAGACCATGGAGCATATTCTTATCAACCACAAAGCCCCTCTTGAATGCTTTCTGTTGTACATCCCTAACAAGTTTTTCAGGAATGGTTTGTCCAGAAGATTCATCGAAGCATTGGACATTAAGGAATGCATTGACACTGTAGCCCAAAAAGGAGTGGAACGGATGTTTCTTGAAGCCGTTGCCCATCCATGGCAGAAGAAAGTGTCTCTACCCATTACTATTTTCGGTTGTAAAACCCTTCTATACCTGCAACTCGTAGGCTTCATCTTTCCAGAAGTTCCCATTCTTGTTGAAAATTTCAAGTTGCTGAGGGTTTGTGTGTTAGCCAATATTCAAAATTTGACAGAGCACAGTCTCCAGAGACTTGTAGAGTTATGCCCTGTTCTTGAGAAATTGGTGCTTGTAAGTTGTCAAGAGTTAGttcatttgaaaatccaagctCCCAATCTCAACTGTTTGATTTTAGCAGGTTGTTCTTCTCTAGAATCCTTGACAGCAGACTGTCCACAATTACTCCTGCTCAAAATAAGGAAAGTTTTGAAGTTGCATGAATTATAGATAAATTCTTATAGTTTGGTTGAGCTCAATATAAAGGATTGCAACCAATTAGCTAAACTGCAGCTAAATTCTTGCGTGCTTGTAAAGAGGGTTGGGTCTGTTGAAGGACAGTCAATTAGATCATTTTCAGATGTGCAATCGTTGAGAAAACTATCTCTGGAAGGCCTGAAAAATTTCCCGGAGGTTAAATTTGTTGGCATCTTTCCAGGCCTTGAAGAACTCAATGTATCCCCACGCATGATG GGCACTGCAGTGGAAAGAGGAAATGAGTTGGATGAGAAGGTAAGAGATTTGATGTTTCCAAAACTGAATAATGTATATATGGATCTTCCATATCTTGAAACAGAAGATGAATTAACCTGGAATCTTTCATATAATGAAAGAAAAGATGTATTAGCCAGGTTAGATTTCCTCCTCAGAAATTCTCCTTTGTTGAAAAAATTGACACTAAATCTGTCATACTGCCCTGAAAGTTTGAAAAATAAATTGCTAGGCTTGAAAAGAGGATCTGTGGAAATAAACATATTGAATGAGGGCAAGAATGAAAGGGAATGTTCAATGGTCGGTGAAGGTCTTGATAGATGTGGGTATTTCTGGTATGCGAATGAATTAGAAGATTCAGAGGATGAGAATGAAGTAGAAGGTTCAGAGGATGAGAATGAGATTTATGGTGTGGATGATTATGAGGAGCCAGATTATAACGATTATGAAGTTTTTGAGGTTTATGATTCTCCTTTTTGA